Proteins from a single region of Abyssalbus ytuae:
- a CDS encoding sodium:solute symporter family protein, translating to MSVQVWTYILVGISFALYIGIAIWSRAASTKEFYVAGGGVSPTANGMATAADWMSAASFISMAGIISFSGYDGSVYLMGWTGGYVLLALLLAPYLRKFGKFTVPDFIGERYYSKTARIVAVLCALIVSFTYVAGQMRGVGVVFSRFLEVNVNTGVIIGMVIVLFYAVLGGMKGITYTQVAQYCVLIFAFMVPAIFISIQMTGNPIPQLGMGSTINDGSGMYLLDKLNGLSTELGFAEYTDGSKKMIDVFAITLALMVGTAGLPHVIVRFFTVKRVKDARKSAGLALLFIAILYTTAPAVAVFARTNLINTVSNQEYANMPSWFKNWETTGLLKFNDKNNDGKIQYVADAASNELTVDRDIMVLANPEIADLPAWVIALVAAGGLAAALSTAAGLLLVISSSVSHDLIKNVFKPEISEKGELWAARISATVAVVIAGYFGINPPGFVAAVVALAFGLAAASFFPAIVLGIFYKKMNKEGAVTGMIVGISLMLFYMLKFKFGIFDGGKEAVAGLAKDWWFGISPEGFGTIAMIVNFIVALVVMRFTQTPPEKVQDIVEHIRIPSGAGEATHH from the coding sequence ATGAGTGTTCAAGTTTGGACTTATATACTGGTAGGGATATCATTTGCATTGTACATAGGTATAGCAATATGGTCCCGTGCAGCCTCAACCAAAGAATTTTACGTAGCCGGAGGGGGAGTATCCCCTACTGCTAACGGTATGGCTACTGCAGCCGACTGGATGTCAGCTGCCTCTTTTATCTCAATGGCAGGTATTATTTCTTTTAGTGGATATGATGGCTCCGTTTACTTAATGGGCTGGACAGGCGGATATGTACTCCTTGCCTTACTCCTTGCTCCATACCTGCGTAAATTCGGAAAATTTACCGTTCCCGATTTTATTGGAGAACGTTACTATTCTAAAACTGCCCGTATTGTAGCAGTACTTTGTGCCTTAATTGTTTCATTTACCTATGTTGCCGGACAAATGCGCGGGGTAGGTGTGGTTTTTTCCCGATTCCTTGAAGTAAATGTAAATACCGGGGTAATTATAGGAATGGTCATTGTACTTTTTTATGCTGTATTAGGAGGTATGAAAGGTATCACCTATACACAGGTAGCTCAATACTGTGTACTGATTTTTGCTTTTATGGTTCCTGCAATTTTTATCTCCATACAAATGACAGGTAATCCCATACCTCAATTAGGAATGGGTTCTACCATTAATGATGGCTCGGGAATGTATCTTTTAGATAAATTAAACGGACTTTCTACAGAACTCGGCTTTGCCGAATACACTGATGGCTCTAAAAAAATGATTGATGTTTTTGCAATTACTTTAGCTCTAATGGTAGGTACTGCCGGTTTACCGCATGTAATTGTTAGGTTCTTTACGGTAAAAAGGGTAAAAGATGCAAGAAAATCAGCTGGGTTGGCGCTATTATTTATTGCCATTTTATATACCACTGCTCCCGCTGTTGCTGTTTTTGCAAGAACTAATTTAATTAATACTGTAAGTAATCAGGAGTACGCAAATATGCCTTCATGGTTTAAAAACTGGGAAACTACCGGATTATTAAAATTTAATGATAAAAATAATGACGGGAAAATTCAATATGTAGCAGATGCAGCATCCAATGAACTCACAGTAGACAGAGATATAATGGTACTTGCTAATCCTGAAATAGCCGACCTTCCGGCCTGGGTAATAGCCCTGGTTGCAGCAGGTGGTCTGGCGGCAGCATTATCAACCGCAGCAGGATTACTTTTAGTTATATCGTCTTCAGTATCACATGATTTAATAAAAAATGTATTTAAACCGGAAATTTCAGAAAAAGGAGAATTATGGGCCGCAAGAATTTCTGCCACTGTTGCTGTAGTTATAGCAGGTTATTTTGGTATAAATCCTCCTGGCTTCGTAGCTGCTGTGGTGGCACTAGCCTTCGGTCTTGCTGCTGCCTCATTCTTCCCCGCAATTGTTCTGGGAATATTCTATAAAAAAATGAATAAAGAAGGTGCGGTAACAGGAATGATCGTAGGTATATCTCTTATGCTTTTTTATATGCTCAAATTTAAATTTGGCATTTTTGACGGTGGAAAAGAAGCTGTTGCGGGGCTGGCAAAAGACTGGTGGTTTGGTATTTCTCCTGAAGGATTCGGAACCATTGCCATGATTGTAAACTTTATAGTGGCTCTTGTTGTAATGAGGTTTACACAGACTCCTCCTGAAAAAGTACAGGATATTGTTGAACATATCCGGATACCCAGTGGTGCAGGAGAAGCAACACATCATTAA
- a CDS encoding DUF4212 domain-containing protein, giving the protein MTEKQKHATAYWKENLRYLVILLAIWFVVSYGAGILFKDALNSIKIGGFQLGFWFAQQGSIYVFVILIFVYVRLMNKLDKKYGYDE; this is encoded by the coding sequence ATGACAGAAAAACAAAAACATGCAACTGCATATTGGAAAGAAAATTTAAGATACCTGGTTATCTTACTAGCTATATGGTTTGTTGTTTCCTATGGAGCCGGAATTTTATTTAAAGATGCATTAAATAGCATTAAAATAGGTGGTTTCCAATTAGGCTTTTGGTTTGCACAACAAGGATCAATATATGTATTTGTAATCCTCATTTTTGTGTACGTAAGGCTGATGAATAAACTAGATAAAAAATATGGTTACGACGAGTAG
- a CDS encoding transposase-like zinc-binding domain-containing protein produces MKIKLCPNCKSTSYIKSGIVNNRQRYKCKSCGYFFSVSKLGKKIDDYYVNKALQLYLEGLTFREIERILGISHVTIMNWVKKYNIKRPYNSDYHPTYKILNAKELGEYFQKSDNLTGAGVIVTELGDKFMLIKWERFRD; encoded by the coding sequence ATGAAAATTAAATTATGCCCCAACTGTAAATCTACCAGCTATATAAAAAGCGGTATTGTTAATAACAGGCAAAGGTATAAATGTAAATCCTGCGGTTATTTCTTCTCTGTAAGCAAGCTGGGGAAAAAAATTGATGATTATTATGTCAATAAGGCACTACAATTATACCTGGAAGGATTAACTTTTAGGGAAATTGAAAGGATTTTAGGCATTTCTCATGTAACCATTATGAACTGGGTAAAAAAATACAATATAAAAAGACCTTACAATTCTGATTACCATCCAACATATAAAATTCTTAATGCTAAAGAATTAGGAGAGTACTTTCAAAAATCTGATAATTTAACAGGCGCAGGAGTCATTGTCACCGAACTGGGAGATAAATTTATGCTTATTAAATGGGAAAGATTCAGAGACTAA
- a CDS encoding SDR family oxidoreductase, with protein sequence MSKSKIALVTGGSRGLGRDMAMNLAQKGTDVILTYHSNQRAAEEVVVEIEKIGQKAKAFKLDTSNIKLFDDFFKEISRYLNTEYGNSNFDFLVNNAGTGLYKSIIETTEDDFDAMLNIHFKGVYFLTQKLLPLLNDEGRIVNISSGLTRFSFPSSSAYASMKGAVEVFTRYLAKELGQRKITANIVAPGAIATDFGDGSNRDNKEKRQFIANATALGRVGEAEDVGGVVTFLCSPDAGWVNGQRIEVSGGMLV encoded by the coding sequence ATGTCAAAAAGTAAAATCGCACTGGTAACAGGAGGAAGCCGGGGACTAGGCAGGGATATGGCCATGAACCTCGCTCAAAAAGGAACAGATGTAATCTTGACCTATCATTCCAATCAAAGAGCAGCTGAGGAGGTAGTTGTGGAAATTGAAAAAATTGGTCAAAAAGCCAAAGCGTTTAAATTAGATACTTCCAATATTAAATTATTTGATGACTTTTTCAAGGAGATTTCCCGTTATTTAAATACTGAGTATGGAAATTCCAATTTTGATTTTCTCGTCAATAATGCAGGGACAGGTCTATATAAATCAATAATTGAAACTACTGAGGATGATTTTGATGCCATGTTAAATATACATTTTAAAGGAGTTTATTTTTTAACTCAAAAATTGTTACCTCTTTTAAATGATGAAGGAAGAATTGTTAATATTTCTTCCGGGCTTACAAGGTTTTCTTTTCCGAGTTCTTCGGCGTATGCTTCAATGAAAGGAGCTGTAGAGGTTTTTACCCGATATCTGGCTAAAGAATTGGGTCAAAGGAAAATTACGGCCAATATAGTTGCTCCCGGAGCTATTGCTACTGATTTTGGAGATGGTTCTAACAGGGATAATAAAGAAAAGAGGCAATTTATAGCTAATGCCACTGCCTTAGGAAGGGTTGGTGAAGCAGAAGATGTTGGTGGAGTGGTCACTTTTTTATGTTCTCCTGATGCAGGCTGGGTTAACGGGCAGAGAATTGAAGTGTCTGGAGGAATGTTGGTTTAA
- a CDS encoding NmrA family NAD(P)-binding protein encodes MKIVITGSLGNISKPLTQELVQKGHLVTVISSKTERQKDIEALGAKAAIGTMENVNFLTTAYKGADVVYAMEALAYGAFFDKNLDFIAANTRIGNCHKQAIQQSGVKQVIHLSSIGAHTNKGVGILEFHYNVENILRELPNDVSIKFMRPVGFYYNMFQFIESIKNQGAIVSNYGGDEKEPWVSPKDIAATIAEEIEKPFEGRTVRYIASDEVSPNEVAEILGEAIGKPGLKWQVVTSEQLLKGMESAGMNLQTAKGFVEMNEARVNGILYKDYYQNKPVLGKVKLTDFAKEFARIYNS; translated from the coding sequence ATGAAAATAGTAATAACGGGTTCATTAGGCAACATCAGCAAACCCCTTACACAAGAATTAGTACAAAAAGGACATTTGGTTACCGTAATTAGCAGCAAAACCGAGCGGCAAAAAGATATTGAAGCATTGGGGGCAAAGGCGGCAATCGGTACGATGGAAAATGTAAATTTTCTAACAACCGCTTATAAAGGTGCAGATGTGGTCTACGCTATGGAGGCCCTTGCCTATGGTGCTTTTTTTGATAAAAATCTTGATTTCATAGCAGCCAATACAAGAATCGGGAATTGTCACAAACAGGCTATTCAACAATCGGGTGTTAAACAAGTAATTCATCTTAGCAGTATCGGAGCGCATACTAATAAAGGAGTTGGAATTCTTGAATTTCATTACAATGTAGAAAATATCTTGAGGGAATTACCGAATGATGTTTCTATTAAATTTATGCGACCTGTTGGTTTTTATTACAACATGTTCCAATTTATAGAAAGTATTAAAAATCAGGGAGCAATTGTGAGTAACTATGGAGGTGATGAAAAAGAACCATGGGTTTCTCCAAAAGATATAGCGGCAACTATAGCAGAAGAAATTGAGAAACCATTTGAAGGGCGAACGGTTCGTTATATAGCCAGTGATGAAGTTTCTCCGAATGAAGTGGCTGAAATTTTGGGGGAGGCTATTGGTAAACCCGGTTTAAAATGGCAGGTTGTAACTAGCGAACAGCTATTAAAAGGCATGGAATCGGCCGGGATGAATCTTCAAACTGCTAAGGGATTTGTAGAAATGAATGAAGCAAGAGTAAATGGTATACTGTATAAAGATTACTATCAAAATAAACCTGTATTAGGAAAAGTTAAACTGACAGATTTTGCAAAGGAATTTGCCAGGATTTATAATTCCTAA
- a CDS encoding helix-turn-helix domain-containing protein yields MLNNSIYKIRTISELHELRGLPRPEHPLISLVDYAQVKHSTKNNYISWVHDFYSIAMKRNINGKFRYGQQEYDFDEGLMSFIAPGQIMNIVVDENENKNRSGWILFIHPDFFWNTSLAKSVKEYEFFNYNTNEALFLSKKEEKVIKNIFHNIKSEIEANIDKYSQNIIVAQIELLLNYSERFYQRQFITRKKGNHQILSRLEEVLTTYFNNENLVNKSLPSVQFVADALSLSPTYLSNLLKSLTGLSTQQHIHEKLIEKAKEKLSTTTLSVSEIAYALGFEHPQSFSKLFKTKTNLSPLEFRQSFN; encoded by the coding sequence ATGTTAAATAACAGCATTTATAAAATAAGAACCATTAGTGAACTTCATGAATTAAGGGGTTTACCAAGGCCGGAGCATCCATTAATAAGTCTGGTAGATTATGCACAGGTAAAGCACTCAACAAAAAACAACTATATCAGTTGGGTTCATGATTTTTATTCTATTGCCATGAAAAGGAATATTAATGGTAAGTTCCGATATGGCCAGCAGGAGTATGATTTTGACGAAGGATTAATGTCTTTCATTGCTCCCGGGCAAATTATGAATATTGTTGTAGATGAGAATGAAAATAAAAACCGTTCCGGTTGGATTTTATTTATTCATCCTGATTTTTTTTGGAATACCTCCCTGGCAAAGTCTGTTAAAGAATATGAATTTTTCAATTACAATACTAACGAAGCCCTTTTTCTTTCGAAAAAGGAAGAAAAAGTTATAAAAAATATTTTTCATAATATCAAATCAGAAATTGAAGCAAACATAGATAAATACAGCCAGAATATTATTGTAGCCCAAATAGAATTACTTTTAAATTATTCTGAGCGTTTTTACCAGCGTCAATTCATTACCAGGAAAAAAGGGAATCATCAGATTTTGAGCAGATTGGAAGAAGTGTTAACCACTTATTTTAATAATGAAAATTTAGTAAACAAAAGCCTTCCTTCAGTTCAATTTGTTGCTGATGCATTAAGTCTTTCTCCTACATATTTAAGTAATTTATTAAAGTCGTTAACGGGATTAAGCACTCAACAACATATACATGAAAAATTGATTGAAAAGGCAAAAGAAAAATTGTCAACCACAACTTTATCGGTAAGTGAAATTGCTTATGCATTAGGTTTTGAGCACCCCCAATCGTTTAGCAAATTGTTCAAAACCAAAACCAACCTTTCTCCGTTGGAGTTCAGGCAATCATTTAACTAA
- a CDS encoding SDR family oxidoreductase produces MDTKKVWFVTGASKGLGLALVKKLLSKGYKVAATSRNLNVLREAVGTLSADFLPLQMDLLNEDSVSDSISKAIEMFGKLDVVVNNAGYGQAGTLEELTDKESRQNFDVNVFGVLNVIRRVMPYLRAQKSGHIFNISSVGGFIGSFPSFGIYCATKYALVGLTEALMAEVKPFGISATVVYPGYFRTNFLEEDSFSLPNNPMADYTEARELENMHINQISGNQAGDPDKAADVLIEVAGQTNPALHLFLGKDAYDMAKNKIEVIQSALEENKVLATSTDFTE; encoded by the coding sequence ATGGATACAAAAAAAGTTTGGTTTGTAACGGGAGCCTCAAAAGGATTAGGGCTTGCTCTTGTGAAAAAATTATTAAGCAAAGGTTACAAAGTAGCTGCAACTTCCCGAAATCTTAATGTTTTGAGGGAAGCTGTAGGAACTTTGAGTGCTGATTTTTTGCCTTTGCAAATGGACTTGTTGAATGAGGACAGCGTGTCAGATTCAATTTCGAAAGCAATAGAGATGTTTGGAAAATTGGATGTGGTAGTGAACAATGCAGGATATGGGCAGGCTGGTACATTAGAAGAATTGACAGATAAAGAAAGTCGCCAGAATTTTGATGTCAATGTGTTTGGGGTTTTGAATGTAATCCGTAGAGTTATGCCGTATTTACGTGCACAAAAATCCGGTCATATATTCAATATTTCGTCAGTTGGTGGTTTTATAGGCAGCTTTCCTAGTTTTGGAATTTACTGCGCAACAAAATATGCTTTAGTAGGTTTAACAGAAGCACTCATGGCAGAAGTTAAACCTTTTGGTATTTCGGCAACAGTTGTTTACCCCGGTTATTTTAGAACTAATTTCTTAGAGGAAGATTCTTTTTCTCTTCCCAACAATCCGATGGCCGATTATACAGAGGCAAGGGAGCTGGAAAACATGCATATCAATCAAATAAGTGGAAACCAGGCAGGAGACCCTGATAAAGCAGCAGATGTATTAATTGAAGTTGCCGGACAAACAAACCCGGCTTTGCATTTATTTTTGGGTAAAGATGCTTACGACATGGCGAAAAATAAAATAGAGGTTATTCAATCTGCTCTGGAAGAAAATAAAGTGTTGGCTACTTCAACTGATTTTACAGAATAG
- a CDS encoding Atu4866 domain-containing protein, whose amino-acid sequence MERRILWKKLLFQSLTNKDEKIIEAIAFLDTYELFKLTQMDKKNVEITKEYIGMWVTEDGYICHELLPNNRYNEARGNRESAYQGSYKIKGNHIDYKDDTGFTADGEFRDGILYHAGMILYKKEE is encoded by the coding sequence ATGGAAAGAAGGATTTTATGGAAAAAGCTGTTATTCCAATCGTTAACAAATAAAGATGAAAAAATTATAGAGGCAATAGCTTTTTTAGATACATATGAACTTTTTAAATTAACCCAGATGGATAAAAAAAATGTAGAAATTACTAAAGAATATATTGGAATGTGGGTGACAGAAGACGGATATATCTGTCATGAGCTTTTACCAAACAACAGATATAATGAAGCACGTGGTAATAGAGAAAGCGCCTATCAGGGAAGTTATAAAATAAAAGGGAATCATATTGATTATAAAGATGATACCGGTTTTACTGCCGATGGTGAATTTCGTGATGGTATACTTTATCATGCAGGAATGATTTTATATAAAAAAGAAGAATAG
- a CDS encoding helix-turn-helix domain-containing protein, which produces MENKKTYKINSVGDFHQIAGLPKPQHPMVSLVDYSQVEYLIDSDSQISWIQNFYSIGLKRNMDGKLMYGQQPYDFDEGLMAFVAPGQLINFEIIKDPELKPSGWILCIHPDFLWNTPLAKSIKRYEFFGYAVNEALFLSEKEEVIIVNVMRNIEHEYNSSIDKFSQNIIIAQIEVLLNYAERFYQRQFITRKITNHQILGKLENVLSDYFKNDNLSDLGLPTVQFISNNLNVSPNYLSSLLKILTGQNTQQHIHEKIIEKAKEKLSTTHLSVSEIAYQLGFEHPQSFSRLFKSKTKKSPLEFRQAFN; this is translated from the coding sequence ATGGAAAATAAAAAAACATATAAGATTAATTCTGTTGGTGATTTCCACCAAATTGCGGGTTTACCAAAACCTCAACATCCTATGGTAAGTCTGGTAGATTACTCACAGGTTGAATATTTGATTGACAGTGATTCTCAAATTAGCTGGATTCAAAATTTTTATTCTATTGGCTTAAAAAGAAATATGGACGGAAAATTAATGTATGGGCAACAACCATACGATTTTGACGAAGGATTGATGGCTTTTGTAGCTCCTGGGCAACTTATCAATTTTGAGATAATTAAAGATCCTGAGTTAAAACCATCGGGTTGGATATTGTGCATACATCCCGATTTTTTATGGAATACCCCTCTGGCAAAAAGTATAAAGCGATATGAATTTTTTGGATATGCGGTAAATGAAGCACTTTTTCTTTCTGAAAAAGAAGAAGTAATAATTGTGAATGTAATGCGAAATATTGAACACGAATACAATTCCAGTATTGATAAATTCAGCCAGAATATCATAATTGCACAAATTGAAGTGCTATTGAATTATGCTGAACGTTTTTACCAGCGACAGTTTATAACACGAAAAATTACTAACCATCAAATATTAGGCAAACTGGAAAATGTACTATCGGATTATTTTAAAAATGACAATCTTTCAGACCTGGGTTTGCCAACTGTACAGTTTATTTCAAACAACTTAAATGTATCGCCTAATTATTTAAGCAGTTTACTGAAGATTCTTACCGGACAAAATACTCAACAACATATTCATGAAAAAATCATTGAAAAAGCCAAGGAGAAATTATCTACCACTCATTTGTCTGTGAGTGAAATTGCTTATCAGCTTGGATTTGAACACCCACAATCGTTTAGCAGGTTATTTAAGAGCAAAACCAAAAAATCTCCTTTAGAGTTCAGGCAGGCTTTTAACTAA